A stretch of Aerococcus christensenii DNA encodes these proteins:
- a CDS encoding 3'-5' exoribonuclease YhaM family protein: MMDNRRIYDIPKQEKFEIYILIKNVQVLKDRNDREYMAFTFQDKSGTIVGMYWSALPEEVKKFTSGTIVRLRGMRDIYNGQPQVKIIQMRVAEEGLSPNDFIIEGPVSKEEMQKEIADTIKEIVHPKIRAIVQTIMSQYRESFYSYPAAKSHHHAFIGGLGFHTLSMLRQAKAIANQYPVIDKSLLYGGVILHDAAKVIEFKDPLSGEYSLEGNLIGHISLMGQKISLVAKQLGYQQKDEAVVLLKHMILAHHGEYEYGSPVRPQLLEAEVLHRIDDLDAKLNMIENHLKEVEPGHFSSKIVGLDSRTFYKPGDEYLQDK, from the coding sequence ATGATGGATAATCGCCGCATTTACGATATCCCCAAACAGGAAAAATTTGAAATTTATATATTAATTAAAAATGTCCAGGTTTTGAAGGATAGAAATGATCGAGAATACATGGCGTTTACTTTCCAAGATAAATCTGGAACTATTGTGGGAATGTATTGGAGCGCTTTACCAGAAGAAGTGAAGAAGTTTACGAGTGGAACGATTGTCCGATTAAGAGGAATGCGTGATATTTATAATGGGCAGCCTCAAGTGAAGATTATTCAAATGAGAGTAGCAGAAGAAGGGCTATCTCCAAACGATTTTATTATCGAAGGACCTGTTTCTAAAGAAGAAATGCAAAAAGAAATTGCTGATACCATTAAAGAAATTGTGCACCCTAAAATTCGAGCCATTGTCCAGACCATTATGAGTCAGTATCGGGAGAGTTTTTATAGTTATCCAGCAGCTAAGAGCCATCACCATGCTTTTATTGGGGGATTAGGTTTTCATACCTTATCAATGCTCCGCCAGGCGAAGGCCATCGCTAACCAGTATCCAGTGATTGACAAGAGCTTGCTATATGGGGGAGTCATTCTCCATGATGCGGCGAAGGTGATTGAATTTAAGGATCCTCTAAGTGGGGAATATTCCCTTGAAGGCAATCTTATAGGGCACATTAGTTTGATGGGGCAAAAGATTAGTTTGGTAGCAAAACAGCTAGGCTATCAACAAAAAGATGAGGCAGTGGTTCTCTTGAAGCATATGATTTTGGCCCATCACGGGGAATACGAATATGGAAGTCCTGTTCGCCCTCAACTTCTTGAAGCGGAAGTTTTACATCGAATTGATGACTTAGATGCTAAATTAAATATGATAGAGAATCATCTTAAAGAGGTAGAGCCTGGACATTTTAGTTCGAAAATCGTTGGTTTAGATAGTCGAACTTTCTATAAACCTGGAGACGAGTATCTTCAAGATAAATAA
- the radC gene encoding RadC family protein gives MKQEDIGIALRDLPQSIRPRERLISEGPEALSDYELLAIIIRSGGKKNSALRIAMMMLQSFQTLYQMREASLEELQAFEGVGLTKAVELKAMMELGKRMTYAKQEKKGVILSSDQASQLFIEDIGHYQQENVLVYYLNVKNEIIKKRIIFVGGLASSVAHPREIYREAVKVSAAQIIVGHNHPSGNPEPSQADIEFTKRLSEAGKLLGIELLDHIIVGIEKSLSLRERGIF, from the coding sequence ATGAAACAAGAAGATATTGGAATTGCCCTCCGAGATCTTCCCCAGTCTATTCGCCCAAGAGAAAGGTTAATATCGGAGGGACCTGAAGCACTTTCAGATTATGAGCTATTGGCTATTATCATTAGAAGTGGGGGCAAAAAAAATAGTGCTTTACGCATTGCAATGATGATGCTTCAAAGTTTTCAAACTTTATATCAAATGAGAGAGGCCTCGCTGGAAGAGTTGCAGGCTTTTGAAGGGGTGGGGTTAACCAAAGCTGTAGAACTCAAAGCCATGATGGAATTAGGAAAACGAATGACTTATGCTAAACAAGAAAAAAAAGGAGTCATTTTGTCGAGCGATCAAGCCAGTCAATTGTTTATAGAAGATATTGGCCATTATCAGCAAGAGAATGTGTTAGTATATTATCTAAATGTGAAAAACGAAATTATCAAAAAGAGAATTATATTTGTAGGGGGCTTGGCCTCTTCTGTGGCTCACCCGCGTGAAATTTACAGAGAAGCTGTTAAAGTGTCTGCTGCTCAAATCATTGTCGGACATAATCATCCTTCAGGAAATCCCGAACCCTCTCAAGCAGATATTGAATTTACTAAACGCTTATCAGAAGCGGGAAAATTACTTGGCATTGAGTTATTGGATCACATTATTGTAGGCATAGAAAAATCCCTCAGTCTAAGAGAAAGAGGAATTTTTTGA
- a CDS encoding class I SAM-dependent methyltransferase, giving the protein MFKNIVQITHQLILDHVKVGDCVLDATIGRGYDTAFLAQLVGPSGQVYGFDIQPQALQATQERLKALNLGENVHLFQASHAKLDKILGPQISFDCVIFNLGYLPKGDKTLTTHAESSCQAIQQCLHRLKSNALLLIASYIEHPGGQEEYQAIQHFLSQIDQKQFSCGQFEFINQKNQPPKLFIIERRPSHVL; this is encoded by the coding sequence ATGTTTAAAAATATTGTACAAATTACCCACCAACTGATTCTTGACCATGTAAAAGTCGGGGACTGTGTACTTGATGCGACGATTGGTCGAGGCTATGATACGGCTTTTTTAGCGCAATTAGTGGGCCCAAGCGGCCAAGTTTATGGTTTTGATATTCAACCCCAAGCCTTACAAGCCACTCAAGAGCGCCTCAAAGCGTTGAATTTGGGAGAAAATGTTCACCTTTTTCAAGCCTCTCATGCCAAACTTGATAAAATCCTTGGTCCACAAATTAGCTTTGATTGCGTGATTTTTAATTTGGGTTACTTGCCCAAGGGGGATAAAACGCTCACTACACATGCCGAAAGTAGCTGTCAAGCCATTCAGCAGTGTCTTCATCGCTTAAAGTCCAATGCTCTATTGCTCATTGCTTCCTATATCGAACACCCTGGCGGTCAAGAAGAATATCAAGCTATTCAACACTTTTTATCCCAAATTGATCAAAAGCAATTTTCCTGTGGGCAGTTCGAATTTATTAATCAAAAAAATCAGCCGCCTAAATTATTTATCATAGAGAGGAGACCTTCGCATGTCCTTTAA